The genomic window CAAAAACTACAAAATGCAAATGGTATCATTTTAGATTGTGGTGGTGGAATCTTATTTGATTTGGATGATTTGGGGAACGAAGTTGTTAGCCAAAGAAAGTTGGACCTATTGCGGAAAATTGGTAGGATTGTTTACCTAGAACGCGGCATTGAAGAACTAGTAGAAAAGGTAAAAGGGGATAAAACAAGGCCCGACCTATCGAAAGTGACATCGTATCGCACCATTTTAGAAAAACGCCTACCTGTTTACCAGGAAGCGGCACACATTAAATTGAACTTATCCAAACTTTCGAAAGAGGAAGCAGTGGAACGGATCTTAGACTGGCTCGGACTCAAATCCAAATAAAGGAAAGAGGTGTTGTCGGTGATAAACATTGCGCTTATCAGGTTAAAAATTTTTAGTCGTCCGAATGACAGATAACTTTTGGTACGGTTCGGTAATCGCAAAAAAAAATTGATTCCAAGATTCAGGTAAGCCGAGCTTACTTTCATTACCAACTTCCACTTGATCCCCCACCTCCAAAACTTCCACCTCCTCCACTGAATCCACCACCCGAACCTCCTGATGACCCACTCCCACTACTTCCAGAAAATCCACCAGATGAAAAAAATACATTGTCTGTTACCTTCGATGCAATGTGTTTTACCCATTTCACTTTATCCCTTGTGAGTCGTACAAAAACAAAACCGAATCCATA from Leptospira paudalimensis includes these protein-coding regions:
- a CDS encoding shikimate kinase; this encodes MNIILIGARGAGKSKVSRSLSKQTEIPVVSTDSIAVYEAGGIPIPKFVEENGWKVFRELEYSILQKLQNANGIILDCGGGILFDLDDLGNEVVSQRKLDLLRKIGRIVYLERGIEELVEKVKGDKTRPDLSKVTSYRTILEKRLPVYQEAAHIKLNLSKLSKEEAVERILDWLGLKSK